One genomic window of Candoia aspera isolate rCanAsp1 chromosome 12, rCanAsp1.hap2, whole genome shotgun sequence includes the following:
- the DNAAF6 gene encoding dynein axonemal assembly factor 6, translating into MTPQAARRKGRSRKPPLLPGERGTRWTERAMASAPLPDDSLLALAELLCSAPGDDDDDAAQGPASCRAGPGTIGPPRSGGAAAAPPPTPVEGKAIWTAEEVPEGSECDDSRDPREQPEYEILFKQQVGAEDLFLGMSRKDPSTACCEDMLIKIKLPDTKSSDISLDIQEKLLDFRSPQKRLLLHLPHPVDITRGKACFLSEQATLEVTLRMKREFDFIHFA; encoded by the exons ATGACGCCACAGGCCGCGCGCCGGAAAGGGAGGTCCCGGAAGCCCCCTCTGTTGCCCGGGGAACGCGGGACGCGGTGGACAGAGAGGGCCATGGCGTCAGCTCCCCTCCCTGACGACTCGCTGCTGGCGCTGGCCGAGCTCCTCTGCTCCGCGCCGGGGGACGACGACGACGATGCG GCGCAGGGCCCCGCGAGCTGCCGCGCGGGGCCGGGGACTATCGGGCCCCCCAGGTCGGGCGGCGCCGCGG CTGCCCCACCGCCGACGCCTGTGGAAGGCAAGGCCATCTGGACCGCCGAGGAGGTGCCCGAAGGGTCCGAGTGCGACGACTCCAGGGACCCCCGGGAGCAGCCTGA ATACGAGATTCTGTTCAAGCAGCAAGTGGGGGCGGAGGACCTGTTCCTAGGCATGAGCAGAAAGGACCCCTCAACCGCCTGCTGTGAGGACATGCTG aTTAAGATTAAACTGCCAGACACAAAATCTTCAGACATTTCCCTTGATATCCAGGAAAAGCTCCTTGATTTTCGGAGTCCCCAGAA GAGGCTCCTCTTGCACCTACCTCATCCAGTGGACATCACCAGAGGGAAAGCCTGTTTTCTGTCTGAACAGGCCACACTGGAAGTCACTTTGAGGATGAAGCGAGAATTTGATTTCATCCATTTTGCGTGA